The sequence TACCAACTACTTGATTGGGGTCTATTGGGCAACTTCGACTGGCACTAAACCTCCAACCTATCGTTTAAACGTTACGTATAAACCCTAAACGATCCACAAGGCGCACGCAGGCCGAAACCGCGAAGCACGCGAAGAACACGAAGCAAGGAAGATAAGCGAGATGGGGTGAGCAATTGTCTGAATTGCCCCCAATCCCTGCGTACCATCCAACCACCATTCGTGCCCTTCGTGTCCTTCGTGGTTAAAAAAGCTCTATGTTCTATGTTCTATGCTCTGCTCCCCAATTCGCGCCACAATCTCGACGGTTTTGAGGCTGACGGTGATGATTTTGCCGATCAGTCGCACAATGTACTCAGGATCGTCGTGGCGATTGGGATCGTTGGTGATGCCCGAGCGCGCATCGGTGCTGACCCGATATTGGTCGATCACCCAATCGAGCGCCGAGCGGTTGCCTAGCTTATATTCAAAGGCTGCCGCCGGAATGCCTGCCAAACTCAGAAAGTTGTTGTAGCGCAGGGTCGTGCGATCTTTGCTGAGTTTCATGCTTTCAACCCGCCAATTCAGCGGTTCGTCGCGGTTTTCGAGCCATTGTAAATTGTATTCTGGTTGTTGCTCGTAGTTGATGTGCAGTTCGGCCAGTTCGCGGCCTGCTTGCGCCAAGGCTTGAAAATTGGCCAAGGCCACAATTGGGATGCGCGGCAGTTCGCGGCGTAAGTTGGCGGCGTAGCGTTCGCGGTAATGCGGCGAGTGCAGCAGCCCATAGACATAATAAAAAATATCCCATTTTGCGATGCTTGGCTCGCTAAGTTGGCTGCGGAAGTGCTCAAGCGCCCAATCGCTGATGTTTTCGCGTTGGTTGCTGCCATCTTCGTCGTAGACATAATATGGAAAGCATTGGGTTTGTCGCCCACCATAATGCAAACAAGGAATGACGTTAGTGATTTGGGCTGAAAATGGGATTTGCGCTTCATTGACAACGCAAATTACCCGATTTTCGCTAGATTCATTTGGTAGAAACTGTGACCATCGATAGATATCTTCGTTAAAAAGCTTCTCAAAAAAATAAAATTGTTTTGTGTATGGTCTGTACATTGAAGATCGAATAGTTTCTGATCGGAATGTTGCTTTAGCACCACGTAGAAGATTTCTTTTTGTATTTCGTACCCATTTAATTTTTGATTCGTCAATATTGAGAAATTGGTCAATATCCTTTGGATTATTTGATCTTAACCAGCGATCTCGTTCACTATTATAAGCTTCAACCATTATAGTTGCTCGCTTATTTAAACCTTCTTGATTAAAGTTGAAAATATAATTATCGCTATTTGAAGCAACTCCGCGACTATATAATGTGAAAATTGCATTGCTCATACCACGTTTTGCATCTTTGCTGCCAATAGGGATGAAGGTATCAAAATCATCTTCTAAGCCATCAGTAAGCCAAGTATGTTTTTTATCGGGCGTAATTTCTTGCCATTCAATCTTCGAGATGGTTTCAGCCTGATTAAGCAGATCGAATTTTTCCTGTTTCTTCCACATTTCGCCAGTGCGGGCATACCAGATTGTGGCGTTACTGTTTTTGCTGACACCACGCTTTTTGATCAAAAACATGATGCTAACCCCAACTTGGATACCAAACACATTGTGGGTTGTGCCGGAAAGTTTGGGATTTTTGCGCACATTACCGCCAAGATCAAGCACATAAATTGCATCAAAATCTTGGGTCAGATGTTTACGCATTCCATCAAAGGCCAAACTATCAATAAAACTATTGTTAGTTACAAATGCGACGATGCCTTCGTCACCATTGCGGGTAATGCGATCAGCCGCCCAACGGAAAGATTTGACGTATGGATCATACAATGAATTATTGAGCGTTGCATAAGAGTCGCGTGCATACGTTGTAGCTACACGCTGATCGATAATTTCATATTTGCGGTTTTTATTATTATCATTCTCGTTAACTTGCCATGCATTGTAAGGTGGGTTGCCGATGATCACAAAAATATCTTGTTGTTGTTGTTTGAGCACGCGCTCGGTGTTTTCGGGCACAAACAAGCCCAATTGCTGGCCTGCGCCAACTTGAGCTAATTCAAAGGTATCGACCAAACAAATGCCATTGAATTCGGCATAACTATTGGTCAATTCATAATACAAATGCTCGAT is a genomic window of Chloroflexota bacterium containing:
- a CDS encoding N-6 DNA methylase, producing the protein MLSIKPNHKAVREYYASLRSLAEARAQHEGAVAPAFAALLRACASQMGWTLVEQYSIRLKKSSIRADGALLDSFTLIRGVWEAKDSGDDLATEVRKKFAAGYPAENILFQAPQRIILWQNQRQVLDVDISQPDALIDALLLFFNYQPPQYLQWDHAVVEFRERVPELAQGVLRLIEREISEKNQRFITALERFMALVREAINPNISVSAVEEMLIQHLLTERIFRKVFNNPDFVNRNVIAREIETVIQALTSRSFNRNDFLRELDRFYGAIESTAATIENFSHKQDFLNTVYENFFQGFSIKVADTHGIVYTPQPIVDFMVRSVEELLRREFNTSLGNAGVHVLDPFVGTGNFLLRVMHEIPRSKLRQKYADELHCNEVMLLPYYIASMNIEHLYYELTNSYAEFNGICLVDTFELAQVGAGQQLGLFVPENTERVLKQQQQDIFVIIGNPPYNAWQVNENDNNKNRKYEIIDQRVATTYARDSYATLNNSLYDPYVKSFRWAADRITRNGDEGIVAFVTNNSFIDSLAFDGMRKHLTQDFDAIYVLDLGGNVRKNPKLSGTTHNVFGIQVGVSIMFLIKKRGVSKNSNATIWYARTGEMWKKQEKFDLLNQAETISKIEWQEITPDKKHTWLTDGLEDDFDTFIPIGSKDAKRGMSNAIFTLYSRGVASNSDNYIFNFNQEGLNKRATIMVEAYNSERDRWLRSNNPKDIDQFLNIDESKIKWVRNTKRNLLRGAKATFRSETIRSSMYRPYTKQFYFFEKLFNEDIYRWSQFLPNESSENRVICVVNEAQIPFSAQITNVIPCLHYGGRQTQCFPYYVYDEDGSNQRENISDWALEHFRSQLSEPSIAKWDIFYYVYGLLHSPHYRERYAANLRRELPRIPIVALANFQALAQAGRELAELHINYEQQPEYNLQWLENRDEPLNWRVESMKLSKDRTTLRYNNFLSLAGIPAAAFEYKLGNRSALDWVIDQYRVSTDARSGITNDPNRHDDPEYIVRLIGKIITVSLKTVEIVARIGEQSIEHRT